A single genomic interval of Zingiber officinale cultivar Zhangliang chromosome 4A, Zo_v1.1, whole genome shotgun sequence harbors:
- the LOC121971429 gene encoding uncharacterized protein YnbB-like isoform X1, with protein sequence MPLSLSSAGGGAGACAVATFTKPARLPPRQRRVSGLFFSRTADSEAGRRLPRVASAYPAPPFVPEVEKAVESLRPNFREVDNLVAHNSMRVLKAFQNAGIGSHHFSGCTGYGHDDGGGREALDRVFAEIVGAESAIVRSQFFSGTHAITCALFAFLRPGDELLAVAGAPYDTLEEVIGIRESSSNGSLKDFGVTYREVPLAEDGNLSWEELTFAVGPRTKCALIQRSCGYSWRQSLSVADIQRAITMIKMQKPDCMVMVDNCYGEFVEIYEPPMVGADLIAGSLIKNPGGTIAPCGGYVAGKRTWVEAAATRLSAPGLGVDFGSTPGDVRRALFQGLFLSPQMVGEAIKGGLLISEVMSMKGYKVQPLPGGPRFDTVQAVQLRSRDRLISFCEAVQRCCPVGSFIKPTAGVTPGYASEVIFADGTFVDGSTSELSCDGPLREPFTVFCQGGTHWTHWALALGEVLKVI encoded by the exons ATGCCCTTATCCTTGTCCTCCGCCGGCGGCGGCGCCGGAGCCTGCGCAGTCGCAACCTTCACAAAACCAGCTCGGTTGCCACCCCGTCAACGACGGGTCTCTGGATTGTTCTTCTCCCGCACGGCTGATAGCGAGGCCGGTCGCCGCTTGCCACGCGTCGCTTCCGCCTATCCAGCTCCGCCCTTCGTTCCTGAG GTAGAGAAAGCGGTGGAATCTTTACGCCCGAATTTCAGAGAGGTAGATAATTTGGTGGCGCATAACTCCATGCGCGTTTTGAAAGCCTTTCAGAACGCCGGAATTGGATCGCAT CATTTTAGTGGATGCACAGGTTATGGTCATGATGATGGTGGAGGGCGTGAAGCACTTGACCGTGTTTTTGCTGAAATTGTTGGAGCAGAATCAGCTATAGTTCGCTCCCAG TTTTTCTCTGGCACACATGCCATTACCTGTGCTTTGTTTGCTTTTCTGAGACCTGGAGATGAG CTTTTAGCAGTTGCTGGAGCTCCTTATGACACCTTAGAGGAAGTGATTGGGATCAGAGAATCATCTAGCAATGGATCCCTCAAAGATTTTGGAGTGACATATCGAGAAGTTCCA CTTGCAGAAGATGGGAACCTCAGTTGGGAAGAACTTACATTTGCTGTGGGACCTCGTACAAAATGTGCTTTGATACAGAGGTCGTGTGGTTATTCTTGGCGTCAAAGCTTAAGTGTCGCTGACATCCAGAGAGCTATAACAATGATAAAG ATGCAGAAACCAGATTGCATGGTCATGGTGGATAATTGCTATGGTGAATTTGTGGAAATATACGAACCTCCTATGGTG GGAGCTGATTTAATTGCTGGGAGCTTAATAAAGAACCCTGGAGGAACTATTGCACCCTGTGGTGGGTACGTTGCAGGAAAAAGAACGTGGGTTGAGGCTGCAGCAACAAGACTTTCTGCACCTGGTCTTGGAGTAGATTTTGGATCGACACCAGGTGATGTGAGGCGAGCACTTTTCCAAGGCTTATTCCTTTCACCCCAGATGGTTGGAGAGGCAATAAAG GGAGGTTTACTCATTTCAGAAGTAATGTCAATGAAAGGTTACAAAGTCCAACCACTTCCAGGAGGACCTCGTTTTGATACTGTACAG GCAGTACAGCTTCGAAGCAGAGATCGTCTAATATCTTTCTGCGAAGCTGTTCAAAGATGTTGTCCTGTTGGATCCTTTATAAAACCAACTGCTGGTGTGACTCCTGGATATGCATCAGAG GTAATCTTTGCAGATGGAACATTTGTTGATGGAAGCACGAGTGAGTTGTCATGTGATGGACCACTTAGGGAGCCATTCACAGTTTTCTGTCAG GGAGGGACACACTGGACTCATTGGGCGCTTGCTTTAGGAGAAGTCCTGAAGGTAATTTAG
- the LOC121971430 gene encoding protein TIC 20-I, chloroplastic-like has product MILNGGMVTLGSAALQLWPCRASSNSNISYFSRSSHSRARVFCRSTEFDPLHTRGWATSYSSIGSSFRRGDHGKFPSTLPVFRKFDTAHPRNRVAPRASKDVPTSFRYPAMTTKPRWWWRVLACIPYLMPLHETWMYAETAFHLHPFLEDFEFLTYPFLRVIGRLPGWFLMAYFFTAYLGIVRRKEWPHFFRFHVVMGMLLEIALQVVGSISRWMPLSVYWGKIGMHFWVAVAFGYLFTVLECMRCAIAGMYADIPFVCDAAYIQIPYD; this is encoded by the exons ATGATTCTAAATGGAGGCATGGTGACTTTGGGCAGCGCAGCACTTCAACTTTGGCCTTGCAGAGCATCTAGTAACTCCAATATTTCTTACTTCTCTCGTAGCTCGCATTCAAGAGCACGGGTTTTTTGTCGTTCTACAGAATTTGATCCTTTGCACACAAGAG GTTGGGCTACCTCATATTCTTCAATTGGCTCCTCTTTTCGGAGAGGCGATCATGGCAAATTTCCAAGCACGCTACCAGTTTTCCGTAAATTCGATACTGCACATCCCAGAAATCGTGTGGCTCCAAGGGCATCGAAAGATGTCCCTACGAGCTTTCGGTACCCTGCCATGACCACAAAGCCGAGGTGGTGGTGGAGGGTGTTAGCCTGCATTCCATACCTTATGCCCCTCCATGAGACATGGATGTATGCTGAGACTGCCTTCCACCTCCATCCTTTCTTAGAAGATTTCGAGTTCCTTACGTACCCATTCCTCAGAGTTATTGGTCGCTTGCCTGGCTGGTTCCTTATGGCCTACTTCTTTACAGCCTACCTAGGCATTGTGAGGAGGAAAGAATGGCCTCACTTCTTCCGATTTCATGTCGTGATGGGCATGCTGCTTGAGATAGCTCTCCAGGTTGTAGGTTCTATAAGCCGTTGGATGCCGCTTTCTGTTTACTGGGGCAAAATTGGTATGCATTTCTGGGTTGCAGTTGCATTTGGCTACCTGTTCACAGTGCTGGAGTGCATGAGGTGCGCGATAGCAGGCATGTATGCTGACATTCCATTCGTCTGCGATGCCGCGTATATTCAGATTCCCTACGACTAA
- the LOC121971431 gene encoding mRNA cap guanine-N7 methyltransferase 1-like encodes MKRGFEASPSTSFGPPKSKLRYDTYGDSRASDDESFKNARRVAEHYSARSNQTLEEREASPIIHLKKLNNWIKSVLIQLYARSKDAVLDIACGKGGDLIKWDKAKIGYYLGVDIAEGSIKDCRTRYNGDSEQQQRRKKFGFPARLICADFYEVPLDKYLQDDAPFDICSCQFALHYSWSTEVRARQALANVSALLRPGGIFIGTMPDANVIVKRLREADGLEFGNSVYWISFEEEYMLKKFKASSPFGIKYKFHLEDAVDCPEWIVPFHVFKSLADEYGLDLVFAKNSHEFVNEYLKKPEYAELMRRLGALGDGNHDQSTLSQDEWDVAYLYLAFVLKKRGQPSSGRRNTSANKGKMFIAEEDIEFISS; translated from the exons ATGAAGCGGGGATTCGAAGCAAGTCCTTCCACCTCCTTCGGCCCGCCCAAATCCAAGCTCAGATACGATACCTACG GCGATTCGCGTGCTTCGGATGACGAGAGCTTTAAGAATGCTCGTAGAGTGGCGGAGCATTACAGTGCGAGGTCGAATCAGACGCTGGAGGAGCGCGAGGCTAGCCCCATCATCCACTTGAAGAAACTCAACAATTGG ATTAAAAGTGTACTCATTCAGTTGTATGCCCGTTCAAAAGATGCCGTGCTTGATATTGCTTGTGGAAAG GGTGGTGATTTGATTAAATGGGACAAGGCAAAAATTGGATATTACTTGGGTGTCGACATAGCAGAAGGCTCA ATAAAAGACTGCCGAACCCGCTATAATGGAGATTCAGAACAGCAACAACGCCGGAAGAAGTTTGGTTTCCCTGCACGCCTTATTTGTGCTGATTTTTATGAG GTTCCTTTAGATAAGTATTTGCAAGATGATGCTCCATTTGACATTTGCAGCTGCCAG TTTGCTTTACATTACTCATGGTCAACTGAGGTACGAGCCAGGCAAGCATTGGCAAATGTATCTGCCTTGCTTAGGCCTGGAGGAATATTTATAGGAACAATGCCTGATGCAAATGTAATCGTCAAAAGACTCAGGGAAG CCGATGGTTTAGAATTTGGTAACAGTGTCTATTGGATATCCTTTGAGGAAGAATATATGTTGAAG AAATTTAAAGCTTCCAGTCCTTTTGGAATCAAGTACAAATTTCATTTGGAG GATGCGGTTGATTGTCCTGAGTGGATCGTCCCATTTCATGTTTTCAAGTCCCTAGCAGACGAG TATGGCCTGGATCTTGTGTTTGCAAAAAACTCACATGAGTTTGTTAATGAGTACCTAAAAAAACCTGAGTACGCCGAGCTAATGCGAAGACTTGGTGCTCTAGGTGATGGAAATCACGACCAGA GTACATTATCCCAAGATGAGTGGGATGTCGCATACCTCTATTTGGCATTCGTGTTGAAGAAG CGAGGCCAACCAAGTTCCGGCCGGAGGAACACCAGCGCAAACAAAGGAAAAATGTTCATAGCGGAGGAAGACATCGAGTTCATCAGTAGCTGA
- the LOC121971429 gene encoding uncharacterized protein YnbB-like isoform X2 — translation MRVLKAFQNAGIGSHHFSGCTGYGHDDGGGREALDRVFAEIVGAESAIVRSQFFSGTHAITCALFAFLRPGDELLAVAGAPYDTLEEVIGIRESSSNGSLKDFGVTYREVPLAEDGNLSWEELTFAVGPRTKCALIQRSCGYSWRQSLSVADIQRAITMIKMQKPDCMVMVDNCYGEFVEIYEPPMVGADLIAGSLIKNPGGTIAPCGGYVAGKRTWVEAAATRLSAPGLGVDFGSTPGDVRRALFQGLFLSPQMVGEAIKGGLLISEVMSMKGYKVQPLPGGPRFDTVQAVQLRSRDRLISFCEAVQRCCPVGSFIKPTAGVTPGYASEVIFADGTFVDGSTSELSCDGPLREPFTVFCQGGTHWTHWALALGEVLKVI, via the exons ATGCGCGTTTTGAAAGCCTTTCAGAACGCCGGAATTGGATCGCAT CATTTTAGTGGATGCACAGGTTATGGTCATGATGATGGTGGAGGGCGTGAAGCACTTGACCGTGTTTTTGCTGAAATTGTTGGAGCAGAATCAGCTATAGTTCGCTCCCAG TTTTTCTCTGGCACACATGCCATTACCTGTGCTTTGTTTGCTTTTCTGAGACCTGGAGATGAG CTTTTAGCAGTTGCTGGAGCTCCTTATGACACCTTAGAGGAAGTGATTGGGATCAGAGAATCATCTAGCAATGGATCCCTCAAAGATTTTGGAGTGACATATCGAGAAGTTCCA CTTGCAGAAGATGGGAACCTCAGTTGGGAAGAACTTACATTTGCTGTGGGACCTCGTACAAAATGTGCTTTGATACAGAGGTCGTGTGGTTATTCTTGGCGTCAAAGCTTAAGTGTCGCTGACATCCAGAGAGCTATAACAATGATAAAG ATGCAGAAACCAGATTGCATGGTCATGGTGGATAATTGCTATGGTGAATTTGTGGAAATATACGAACCTCCTATGGTG GGAGCTGATTTAATTGCTGGGAGCTTAATAAAGAACCCTGGAGGAACTATTGCACCCTGTGGTGGGTACGTTGCAGGAAAAAGAACGTGGGTTGAGGCTGCAGCAACAAGACTTTCTGCACCTGGTCTTGGAGTAGATTTTGGATCGACACCAGGTGATGTGAGGCGAGCACTTTTCCAAGGCTTATTCCTTTCACCCCAGATGGTTGGAGAGGCAATAAAG GGAGGTTTACTCATTTCAGAAGTAATGTCAATGAAAGGTTACAAAGTCCAACCACTTCCAGGAGGACCTCGTTTTGATACTGTACAG GCAGTACAGCTTCGAAGCAGAGATCGTCTAATATCTTTCTGCGAAGCTGTTCAAAGATGTTGTCCTGTTGGATCCTTTATAAAACCAACTGCTGGTGTGACTCCTGGATATGCATCAGAG GTAATCTTTGCAGATGGAACATTTGTTGATGGAAGCACGAGTGAGTTGTCATGTGATGGACCACTTAGGGAGCCATTCACAGTTTTCTGTCAG GGAGGGACACACTGGACTCATTGGGCGCTTGCTTTAGGAGAAGTCCTGAAGGTAATTTAG